The segment GAACATGCATGGTTTCTTTTCCAAGCCACTTAACTTCCCAGATCAATTACAGCAGCCAGGGCCTTGCTAGAGCAGCTTTCCCCCCTTGAACCTCTGATGGCTTTAAGAGATACATAGCAATAATCTATTGTATTATTGCTGCTCAATTAGTGAATATTTCATTGACTACACCCCCTTTATTTGAAGTTTATTAAACAACTGCTGTAGTAAAACTTAAACTGTTAAGTCcacaatatattttttgagTTTATGTATGAATGTGCCTTGGTTTTCCCCTGCAGCAAAGAGGGGAGCTGTGCCCAAGTCAGCCATTTGGGTTGGAAATTCGAACATTTCCAACTGCAGAAAGcccataattttattttacctgtGTATAAGTTTATTACATCCCTACTCTAAGTGCCACTGAAGTACTGCATCACAGTGTTACAAACTGCAAGGCCTGGGACTCTCCTAAAATCTGACCATTTTTGCAAAATCCACAGAAATGTGCAGTCACCATTAGATACACATTTAACTATGCAAGGATCCATGTCcctctttctgctctgtgacaacAAAGAACTTCAGCATTACAAGGACCCACACATGGATCCTTAGAAAGACAAAAAGGGAACTTGCATGACCCAAAGATCAATGTGGAAAAACTTTGGCATTATAGTGCTAAAGCAGATTAACTTTGGTTTTCCTTGTCCTCTAGACAGTAGCAAGAGAGGGGTTAGTAAAGAGTTaaaacagctctgtgtgagTTTGTGAGCCAGAGAGACAAACCAGCCCCTGACAAGATCTCAGCACCACCTTTTCTGATACAGTAGAGTCGGGATCAGCTTCTCCATTCAGGAAGAGCAGGCTGTCACCTGGGGCAGCAGAACAGCCAGGGGCTGTTTATTGTTAGGCTAACAAGAAATCCTCCTTTGCAGGATGCAAAGGAGGGCACTTGCCAACTAACCTGAGCAGCACATCCCCcagaggcagtgctggagagTGTAAAATCACCAGAtagaacagaaacattttggaTACAAGAATAAAGAAACTGAGTAGTCATCAGTGtaaccaagaaaaaaaaccccaaaactctgGAGGTTATTCCCTCAGTAATTTCTCAGCTTCTTTAACCCTCCTTCAAGCATCCATTCGGCTCCTCTCCCCTTCTGCAATAGCAGAAGCCTCCCTTCCACCTGCTAGCTAGCTaccctccctcttcctccctcctctccttttcctggaGGCTCCTAGCATGGAGAGCAAGAACCATTTTAAAGCTGGTGTAGGACCACCACGTGcaaatcaaaacattttatctGCCCAGACTTCTTGTGGCAGAGCAGCCTCATGGCTTTTGGAGAGGTTGAGGAGGAGACAAAAAGTGCCTTGAACAGGAACAGCAGGGCTCCCACCCAGCATGACAAGCTGTGCCTGCACCTTGGCTGGGTCCAgagaaattcctcctgcagctcagcaggacaTGAGAGCTCCTGGGCAgtggcaccagcacagccagagaggCTGACCCAAggtctctgtcccctcccctcgCAGCTGAGCCCCCTTGGGATCTCAGGTGTCCCCCTTGAGTCAAGGAGTTAAGTTAGAAATATAGTTAGCAAAGATCATATACTGTGATTAGAGCTTAACAAGGAGACTGATTGATACCAGGTGGTATCAATACCATGATGATAGAAGTGGTATCAATACCACCTGGTATCAATTAGTGGATAACTGAAAGAAGGTTGGGAATGACAGGTGATACATCAAGTATGTAAGAGTGCAGGAGCCAGAAATACCATGGGGCTCTAAGAATGAGAGGAGGTTTGGACTGTGACCAGCAGGCCAAGGAGCCCTGCCAGCTTGACACAGGTGAGTTTACCATGAGGAAGAGgtcttccttcctccccagaAGCCCACTGACCCAATTAAAGGGGACAATTGTGCAGCTGTAGTGGATATTCAGCTAATTATAATATGAGGTGAGAGCTAATGTTTGTTTAAGAGGCATCATAGAAACCATCCTGGAAACCATCTGAATATGTAAAACCTTCTTGGACAGAGAGCAGGAGTTTGTGACTTTTTTACATGTCTTTGGGCAGTTACTCCCCATGTGTCCAGTGCTGTAATAAATATACCCCCTTTTCAACTTTAATTAGTTGAAGAGTTTTCTGTCTGTGCTTCACTCTCACACCATCCCTTACGTGagtcctccagcagcacctgcacagcCCCTCCCTCCAAATGGGAGCTGTAGTGATGCTTTGGCAAAGTCACAGCTTTGTTACTCACTACAGCTGCATAAATTGTTTTGTTACAGCTTTGCTACTCGCTGCACCTCACCACACCTTATTGTTCTCACTCGGGATGCTGTGAAACACttttatcatcatcatcctctCACCCCAAACTCACTTTCACTGTGCAAAACAGGACATGTCTCAGCCGGGTAACGGCAAAATGTTTTCACACAACAAAGTACTTCTGAGCatgaaacaaacaagaaaatctgTTAATTATTCCACAGTATTTGGTGTAACAACCTCTATTTATTGCCTGCAAATGTGTTCATTGCAGTgcctctgaaaaagaaaactaagaaGACTGTACAGCATCAAAGGTAGTATTTAAAAGATGACAGGTTCCATGAGGTTTCAGGGCTTTTTGTAATGTTGGCTCAAATGTAACAATAGGAACCAACAGGTTGTGGTTTCTGCTTGAACATTTCTTGTCCAGGAGTCTGTTTTTGTAGcataaaacaaatattctcCATCAACTGCCCTGGCAACTTTATCTCTCTGTAATAAACAGGCAAGACATATTACACTGAAACAGCATCAAAGGCCAATGCAAGGACAACACACACAACAGATACTCAATTTTAGGGTTTATTTCATCTGCTAACATTCATCCTTGATCTAGACAAAAACAAttagatgatttttttaaattttatttttcttgtggaaGAAAAAACCTTTTAACACTTTTTGTAAGAtgctataaataaatatataaagctTTAAGTCTTACTAGGCTCAAGTTAAAACagttgccttttattttttgttggttttaagTTCCTGAAGTGGGGGGGAAAGTGCAAACCATACACATTCAGCCCAATGGAATGAGTCCAGCCACAATCACTTTCAGAGAAGCTGAATCTGTTTGATCTACAATATGGAGGAtgggaggcaggtgggggacagttgtatttttttaccCTCAGTCACACAACTCCTAGAGGAACTGAGTTCCTTGGTAAGTAAAGCACTCAAgaaaggggagaggaagaaaaagaaagtccTGCCTGCAttgccctttccctgctctgtgcagactgtgcagcagagaggaaagaagagacAATATAAGCAAAGTCCCAGATGAATGGAAATGacaatgaaaaccaaaatgagATAGCTGTAGGGATGGTGAGAAATCCTCTGCCTGTCGTGTGTTTGACTGGCAGACTACACATAAACACACAGGAACTTCATATTGAGAGAGGATGGGGAGTTTTGTCTTCtccttatggaaaaaaaaagattaaaaggggcaataaaaataagttaaatCATATTCCAATATGTACAAAACAAATCATGCTCAGTAAACCTtttgaatataaaattattcattataGTACAACTCTCTCAATCCAGTCTCAGAACTGACATGTGGGGGAACTGAACAGGGAGGGGGAATtgtggggctctgagcagaCAGACTCAAATGcaaatctggggttttttttcagcttgcaTGGCTAGGAATTACAGAGCTGGGACAAGACAAGCTTTAACACCCATGTGCTTATCAGGGCTGCATTCACCTTGGCAGAACTCTTGTGGATGGGGTAAAACAAGCAGCCATGGATAGCTGGGACTGTGTGCCCTGGCtcacctgagctgctgctcactgACCTGTGCTACAAAGGCTTGGAACACTCCAGATCAGGCAGTGAACGCCACGCTCACTTCTGCCTCTGGAACATGATCTGCTAGTATTAGTGGAAGTGAAAAGAAGAATAAGAAGAGaacacagccagccctgggatTTGAGTCCAGCAGACAGTGTCAGCTGCACGCCAAGCTCTGGCTCTGGGAATACAGCACtaagcacaggctgggggatgaatTCCCGTAGTGCTGCCCCTTTTTGTGATGACTGGAGAAGCCTATGGGATAGGAGGGGTTCTGGGTAACACTGAACACCAGTGAGACACTAGAGATGCTTTTAACCCCAAGGTATGAACCTCAGCCAGGCCCTGTGCTGTGATGCTATCATCACCTTCTGGAGCTGTCCACTGCTCCCTGTGAAGTGACTTGACTGGCTCAGAGGGAAAACTTCCTAATTGTGTGGCCACTGGGGAGTCCTCCTGCCTTGGTCACACTCTCAGCAACTGTACTGCTCTTTTTTGCTCTAACAGGAAGCCCTGGGAGAGAGGATTCAAAACCTAACTGGGATCTTTCTTATGCTGCTTCCCTTGTCATCCCAGTTTTGTAAGCAACTAAGGGACTGTGGGGTGCAAAAACACCAGCTGAAGTGCTCCTTGTTTATTCCAAAATGTTGGGCATAAAGGGAGAAATTCAGACAAGCCAGAAATTCACACTGATTCTTtgatgactttttctttttttttttttgtttatgacTTTGAACCCTGTGACAGCCTGGGCTGGCAACCTTACCAATCAatcctgcattttgtgacctggATAGGGTGCATGGTGGCACCTGACTGTCTGGAAAACTTTAGATGAGGCAAACTCCTTCAACAGAGCTAACTAGGATGAGAGAAACcagcaagaaaatgttttcttcagcaAGAACACTCACCAAGCAGTGATGTTTACACTGTTTGGGTGACTAAAAGCAAATTGACTTCTTAGCCCTAAGAAGTCACAAAGTCCCTAAGAGACAAGTCCTATCCTGCAcctgcctgcactgctctcAGACCTCTCCTAACCTGACCTGGATCACGATGCATTGACAGACCCCCTGAACAAACACTTCATGTACTGAACAAGCTCTTGGTGTGTCTGGAAgtcacagaaaaacattttggaagACAGGGGCAGATATTGAACAAGAGTCTACTATCTGGCCACTACTTCTGCCAGAGTGCCTTAAAGCTCTTCTCCATTCATCTTAAAACTACACACACACTTGCCATGTTATTGTAGCATTAAAATATCAgtcctaaaaagaaaagaacagtaCCACTTCAAAGTGTGGTACACATAAATCACAAAAAACTACATTCACATTATGTTAAAAAAGTTCCCTTGCACCCACTAAAGGAAGAAGACAGTGCCAGGTATGTCCTGCAACCCATGTGCTGGTACACAgcacttaaaataaattaacagccagaagcagagcagcacagcagccagggtGACGGATGGCTTTGGGGTGATTCTGTTCATTTCCATGACTCAGAATCTGTTTCAAAGTGCCCTATACTTTTCATACCTTGGAGTACCCTTTTAGAGTCCGTGAATTTGTTACTCCCAGTGTAGAGGTGGAGAAACTGAGGCATTTGCATGGGTGCAGGATTTAAATCTAGAAACTTCTGCCTCAGTACTGAGGTCAGCCTTCCTTTTGTGGTTGTAATGAAACGGTTAACTAAAGACAGTTTTcaatataatttcatttcttttgcttGTTGCTGCAATACATTACAAAGAAAATGGTGGAGCAAGGTCTTCTACTGACATGCTTCCAAGGTCAGAGGCTGCTTCTGATTTAGACAACCCTGCAGACAGATTCATTAACATCCAGCTGGTTACTCAGAGCCTGTAACACAGGAACAGCTCAGGCAGACACAGCCTAATCACAACACTGGTCTGAATCCCACAGTCCCAGCAGTGAGACACAAACAGGGATTAGATGCAGGAACCCCTTGTGTGTTATGGATCCACGACACAGGACACACCCTGAAAAGCTTTTGGGGAAAGGTGGAAACTGTGCATGTGGAACAGTTGCTTTTCCTATCTcatgtgctggttttgtggGTTAACAGCCTGCaaagttgcatttttaaagtacaaatGTTTTCTGCAGTTACAGCAAAATGTGAAAGTGCTGGCAACCAGCAAGCATAGCTTCTCCCAGTCTTGGAATTCAGAGATGAACAAATGGATTTATAATACCTTCTCTTCCCCAAGCCAACCACCAAATACTCCTTCATTTTGCTTCCCAATTTTCACCCAGGAGGAAATGTTTATGGCCAGGCTACACATTTCTGGGAACAGGAGCCATTCTGTGGCAGAAGCACTGGCACAGAAGCCATGGACAGCACCAGCACAAACTGGTACCACCAAATGTGTGGCTGACAGtgtcctgctgtgcctgcagacaGGTGAGTGCGTTTGCTTGTGCactttgcagcagcaggatcagACCTGAccaaaatccacctgaaatCAACATCCTCTGACTCTGTAACAAAATTGTGTTTGACCCCTAAGtgctctttttgttttctcaagtTTTTAGCTGTCTTTACTCTTTAGGAGAAAAAGGTCTCCAAAACCAAGGTGTATCCCCCCCAGAAGTCCCTCCTTTGCAAAGCTCAGTCTGAACTTGAAACTGCTGGAAACAGTGCacagaggcagagaaagaattaaaatccaAACCAAGCAGCACATCAGTGGATTTGTGTGATGGGAAAGGGATGCTGTAAAAATGACATGCTAAAGTTGAGTGTATCagctctctgcctctcctccagTGATTTCAATGGCATATTTGATTTGCAGTTAAAGTGGCctttgaaaatcaaaatcaTGTTCCATTTGGTTCAGAGTTTACCCTAAACAATAGCTAGTTCAGATCTTAGAGGCTGAGTAATAACGGAGTGAGACATGAACCAGGCAAAAACGGCTTCATTTCCATGCTTCCAGCCAAACAAAGAAGTGCttgcaacagcaaaaaaaaataagcaatattttaatttggtgGGTGGAAAGAGGAATTAGAGAAGTCATTGTTGTTCTATGACTCAAAAGTCAATAAGCAGAACCTGGTTAGACTGTCCCCACACTGGAGGATTAAACTTACATGAGGCCCTAAAAAACAGCATTGAAAGAGTTCTGCTTTGAGAGTGGTCTGAGACTAAAAAAACATTATCCATGATTCCCCTTTCCAGTTTTATGAACACAGCTTGTTCATTTAAAGTAAGGGTTGCAGAACAGGCACCCTGCCAAAAGACAATGTGCACTGTCTCATAATTAATTCAGACCCGTAGTCAGAAATTTTCACAGCTCTGGAAGAGAGCCCCATCCTGTTCCCACTTATATCAGTTCTAGTGACTTCACTGGAAGCAGGCTGATGCCCATTACCTCTTGataaaagcaagtaaaaataactgaaataatacAGCTTGGGAAGGTCTGTATGCTTATTCTGGGTCAGTATTTCACATAGCAACAAACATAACAAAATCATCCCCTTGTCACATTCCCATTAGTGACTTATCCTTTGCAGGGTCTGAATTTTGTGCGGATTTATGAAGgagtaattaaattttttttctttttttttttttttttttttttttttttgtagtatgTAGGATAGGGTTTTCGTGTGCTGTTAACACACAATACTGATAGTGGCTTGAGTGGTAGTGGTGTAAGCTGACAGAACAACATGTGAATGCAGGTTTGAGTCCATGGTTGGCTTTTAACTTGTTTTGGGACCCATCTGGGAAACAAATCTGGGCGTTTTGTGTATGAATTCCCTATTATTTTTGTGATGAAGCTGCATATGTATATGTGATACCAGTGCAGTGAATCAGAACCACTGTGCTAAGTACATTTCCCAGGCCATAGTCAATTTGCTTTAATGTTTCTCATCCTCTgactggttttcttctttttttttttttttttatggtgctCTACTTTCTGGCAGTGGCTGCCAGCTGAAATGCTGTGACTGCCTGTGTGCTCAGATCCCAGCCTGACAGGATGGCCCATCCTCAACTTAGTCACCATTATCAGTTACTGACAAACAGTGCAATTCCCATCCCACCTCCCCCACAAAAGAAAACCTCTGTTTCCTTGTTTTTGAATTATGTATCTTTAGATCATTAGGCTGAGGGgataaacagatttttaaaaatcctactTCTGCCATTTGTGTTAAAATCGTGAGGATAAGAAACATTCTTCTGTATTTGGCCTTATGCGTGGGTAACTGcatttgtgcattttttatCTCTGCATTAGCATGTTGaccctttttttatttttatgtatttattggttttttttaagaatctcATCGGTCTTGTAAGAAACAGTAAAAAGACCCTATGCTTAAGGGAGCAATCTATCTTCTGTTTTACAgacttgtttttaaataaaatattttttgtcagggtttttttttttttttttttttttttttgtcatttttacttCCATGATCTCTTATATGGAAACCCTAGAATATCATTAATATAAAAGTCTGCCTAGGCTACCACTTCTCTATAATATGGCTCATGTAGTCCTCAGTGGGCAAACGTCCTTGCTCTTCGGTCTCTTCCTTGGGAAGTGCTTCGTTGGACCGGTGGAGGAGCCTCTCCTCCCGGTTCTTTATCCTCTGCTCCATCCTCTCCAGCTGCCGCTTGTACTGGTAGCGCTGTTGGAAGAGGTCCTTTGCATAGTCATAGAGCTGCATGTCCAAGTCATTGAGCTCCTCGATCCGGCGGATGGTGTCGTTGTCCACCTCCACCCCGCCCGCCCGCGTGCTGTTGTACTGCATGAAGGGCCGGATGAATTTCAGGTTAAAAGTTCTCTCAAACAGGTACTGAGTCTTTCTCTGGAACTCTGTCAGGCCGAAGAAGGCCATgtctttgaggttttttttggcGCTCTCCAGCAGGATCTGCGCTCGCTTGTTCTCTGGGATGAAGGACATGTTGTAGCAGCCCACCAGGCTCAAGTCAGCCAACATCCTCACTTGGCGGTTGTTGGCCAAGTTGTACGGGCAGTCCATGAACTCCTGCAGCGTGCAGCCCGACCAGTCCGTGCCCTCGTAGCACGAGGGCAGCTCTTCAGGAGTTGGTGTCCTGCCATCACACATGTGCAAGGAGGTCTTCCAAGTAGCTCCTCGCTGGACGTGACGCCATTCGCTGAGGTAACGAGATACGGGGTCTCTCAGCAGCGTGATGTAGTAAAATTTTCtacaggaagaagagaagacagAATAAATATTCTGCTAGCAAGGGGACAGATGCTTGGCAGGCAGAGAGCTAGTGCAGACAGCAAAAAACTGAGAGTAAATCAACATCACATCATCCATCCCACTGTACTTGTGGGCAGTTTTTTCCTGCAATATCTCATGCAAAGCCATTTGTGGAACATTAGACCCGTGTTTCTCATTTTAGCCTTGCCAAGTAGACGCACCTTCACCAGGATGTCCGCTGCTCGCAACAGACTACAAAGTCAGAACAAATCACCAGGACTGAACCTGTTCATTGATTTCAGAGAGCAACTGtggctcctggcactgcctggcctTTCCCACCAAGCACTGTGTgcctgctgtgccagccaggaCCTGCTCTGAAggacagcccagcagcccctctgTTTGTGAGCTGGGCCTGTCACCTCCACTCCATGCAGATGCTGACCAGGACACCCACTGCTGGACTGATCTGGCTGCCGAGCTGAAACCTGGGAGTCTGCAGTGAGTAGCAGGATAAAACCACAGGaacataaatgaaaaacaatggGAAATCAGGAATGCAATATGCTTTGCAGAAAGAGAAGGCTGAGCTGACAACCAGCAAtaatttattcccatttcagTCAACCTGGTATTAAATCAAACTTCAGACACACTTTTGACACGAGACTAAATAGAAGGGAAAAGCAAGACAACCAGGAAGAACACACATAATGACATGGGGCGTTCTTGCAGTTCTAAGTACAATGAAGTTCTCAACAATACAAGCTGTCCCTACAGCTGAAAACATGACAGTTGTCTCTAACAGAGACCCTCTGGCTTCAGCCCATGAAGTTCTGGGATTGACAGAGATGTGCAACAGCCCTCTCCACACAGAGGGAAATGGGCTTTTCTTCCCTAACTGCCAGCTGCGTGGGACTGAGGTGTCTTTGTGTTTCCAGGAGGAGGAAATACCTTCTCTAGTTCTTAAAGCTGGCATGTGCTTGCAGGGCATGGGGCTGTGACACTGAGCACACACGGAAGCATCTGGCTTTGGCAGGCAACACACACATGCAGCTGGGAGTGTTTCACACAAGGGTGGTGGAGGATTCATGTCCCCATCAGAAATGCATCTTCAGAATGCTGCTAGGGCTCACTGCCTTGCCAGCAATGTACAGGGACACTGAATAGAATGGCCACTGAGATGGCAGTGAACagttttttgaggaaaaaaatataaaagtattcTGTTTTATCCAATTTTAACAGACCTGTGTTTTCCTAGCACTTTCAGTATTATTCTTCCTAGTAAAAACTAAATTTCTGCAGTAAGAccaatttagttttaaaataatacatcaAAGCCGTTGCCCAGGAAGTCCCATATTAAGTAATGTTTGCTTTCCTAATTCATTACAAACCTGCTGAAGGGCTGTTCCAAAGCCCTTCAATTTTGGTCTTTCCAACAATGGCAGCGGGTGTGCACTCCAGCTCCAAttcctctcctgctttctgCCTTCATAACTAGGGCTGGTACagacatttgttattttcagaAACTATTCCATCTCTCTTCAATAGCAAGAGTATCTCACTGTCCAGTACTGTCTGTGTTCagggacaggaagaaaaaggggagcagacattttcttttaaaaacttaaaaaaacctacctctttttccttcctttaccTTGCAGCCTGTAGTGATTCCACCACCTTGACTGAGAGGCAGCCATAATTTATACAGCCTGAGCTAAGAAACCTCCAATGGATGGGATAAAATACAgcagtggaaagaaaaggaaagcagtgatGAATGCCAGATGTTCAATGACAGACAGTGGTGCTAAACACTATCAGCAGTTTTTGACTTGTGAACTGCAGTGGATTTTCGTTTTCACTGATGTAATCCAAAGGTTGCATTTTTCACTGAGCAGGTCAAAgccatttattattttgtggCTACAGAAGCAACTAGAAGGTTGTTTCTCCCTGATCCCTAAGATCAGGGACTCATTAGTGTGTGAGGTAACCACAGACAAAGGAGGAGCTGATTCCTGTCCGAACATGCCACCTGTACAAGTAtggatagggaaaaaaaaaaggaagaattgaTATCTGCATTTGGCAGACAGGGGAACAACAAATATTAAATGATGTGCATAAAGTCAAATAGAAGTGGCAGAGTTGGCATGAATCTGATTCCTGCAAGGCTGAGTCCAGCTTAtcttctctctgtgtctctgtttAAACTTTAGGAGACTGTTAAGTTAACCAGATTAATAAATATCTGGAGTCCACTGAAACAGAGACATTGAGCAGGACATGGATTGGAGAAAGTTTAAGGAGCAAGAACTTCTTTCTTCACACCTGCACTATAAGAGCTATTACCTTAGTTGAAGTGATACCCTGGTAAATATTTTACCATGAGTGATCTTTCTCAAAGATTCATCTCAATGAATAAGAAGCGCAGGAAATAGGTTACAATTTTAGCAATTCTACTGAATCTAATTTGCCCCTTTCCAGGTCTGTCACGCAGAAAAGTGCTTGAAGGAGAGAGTTCGCCTCCTAACACAGAAATCAGATTTATCTTTGGAAACTGGAACCAGGCCCCTGGAAGTACTTAAGGAAGCTGCCCCAAtgggcacaaaaaaaaatttaaaaaacaacccaaaagctccaaacaaacaaaaaaaccccaacaacaaaaaaaacccataacaaaattaaaaaaaaaaaaacccaaaccaaccaaacaacaaccctaacaaacaaaactaaacagaGACTTTGAAACAAAAGAACAGTTTTAACTGCCTAAGTTGAGCTGCACCATTGACATAGTGAAAGTCATGCTCCCAAATTTGTATTTAGCTTTCTAGAAAGGTGTTGGTTTCTAAGAAGCAGATTTCCTCAGCCCTCAGGCAAGTGAGCACTACACCTTCCAAGGGACTGAGACCTCAGGAGCCACAGGGATGAGCCACTTGGGTGTTGGAGG is part of the Vidua chalybeata isolate OUT-0048 chromosome 10, bVidCha1 merged haplotype, whole genome shotgun sequence genome and harbors:
- the HS6ST1 gene encoding heparan-sulfate 6-O-sulfotransferase 1 isoform X1; the protein is MKRAGRTMVERTSKFLLIVAVSVCFMLILYQYVGPGLSLGSPSGRSYSEELDLFPTPDPHYVKKYYFPVRELERELAFDMKGEDVIVFLHIQKTGGTTFGRHLVQNVRLEVPCDCRPGQKKCTCYRPNRRETWLFSRFSTGWSCGLHADWTELTNCVPGVLDRRESAAAKTPRAKGKARLKVSLLLAAERKFYYITLLRDPVSRYLSEWRHVQRGATWKTSLHMCDGRTPTPEELPSCYEGTDWSGCTLQEFMDCPYNLANNRQVRMLADLSLVGCYNMSFIPENKRAQILLESAKKNLKDMAFFGLTEFQRKTQYLFERTFNLKFIRPFMQYNSTRAGGVEVDNDTIRRIEELNDLDMQLYDYAKDLFQQRYQYKRQLERMEQRIKNREERLLHRSNEALPKEETEEQGRLPTEDYMSHIIEKW
- the HS6ST1 gene encoding heparan-sulfate 6-O-sulfotransferase 1 isoform X2, whose amino-acid sequence is MKRAGRTMVERTSKFLLIVAVSVCFMLILYQYVGPGLSLGSPSGRSYSEELDLFPTPDPHYVKKYYFPVRELERELAFDMKGEDVIVFLHIQKTGGTTFGRHLVQNVRLEVPCDCRPGQKKCTCYRPNRRETWLFSRFSTGWSCGLHADWTELTNCVPGVLDRRESAAAKTPRKFYYITLLRDPVSRYLSEWRHVQRGATWKTSLHMCDGRTPTPEELPSCYEGTDWSGCTLQEFMDCPYNLANNRQVRMLADLSLVGCYNMSFIPENKRAQILLESAKKNLKDMAFFGLTEFQRKTQYLFERTFNLKFIRPFMQYNSTRAGGVEVDNDTIRRIEELNDLDMQLYDYAKDLFQQRYQYKRQLERMEQRIKNREERLLHRSNEALPKEETEEQGRLPTEDYMSHIIEKW